In a genomic window of Candidatus Tumulicola sp.:
- a CDS encoding alpha/beta hydrolase, with amino-acid sequence MAKDFHLDRRRFLGAAAVSIAAAQLGTLGSASAQSDSSANDTTTTTLTPQEGTHTSFSAMKQIEAGFLNVGYAETGPANGPVVILLHGWPYDIHSYVDVAPILAAAGYRVIVPYLRGYGTTTFLSSATPRTGQQAVEALDTIALMDALKIKSAIFGGFDWGSREVAILAALWPERCKGLVAVSGYLITNRKLTVLPLPPRAELGWWYQYYFATDNGVLGYTKYRHDFAKLIWTIVSPNWKFSDETFDRSAAAFNNPDHVAIVISDYRWRIDLIKGEPQYDRIEAKLQKGPVITVPTITIASDFDGANASGAAYRAKFSGKYAHRIFNGIGHNVPQEAPQAFAQAVIDVDAMGRSSSS; translated from the coding sequence ATGGCAAAAGACTTCCATCTCGATCGTCGTCGCTTCTTGGGAGCCGCGGCCGTGAGCATCGCAGCCGCTCAGTTAGGTACTCTGGGCTCTGCAAGCGCACAATCGGATAGCTCAGCGAACGACACCACGACCACCACCCTCACTCCTCAAGAGGGCACGCATACCTCGTTTAGTGCGATGAAGCAGATCGAGGCCGGCTTCTTGAATGTCGGTTACGCTGAAACTGGGCCCGCGAATGGACCAGTAGTCATCCTTCTTCACGGGTGGCCGTACGATATTCACAGTTACGTCGATGTCGCTCCGATATTAGCGGCGGCCGGCTATCGAGTTATCGTTCCGTATCTGCGTGGCTATGGAACAACGACGTTCCTCTCGAGCGCAACGCCGCGAACTGGTCAACAGGCGGTGGAAGCACTCGATACCATCGCGCTCATGGACGCGCTCAAGATCAAGAGCGCCATCTTCGGTGGTTTCGACTGGGGATCGCGCGAAGTCGCCATTTTAGCGGCGCTCTGGCCGGAGCGTTGCAAAGGTCTCGTTGCCGTCAGCGGCTATTTGATCACGAACCGCAAACTGACCGTATTGCCGCTGCCTCCGAGGGCTGAGTTGGGATGGTGGTACCAGTACTACTTCGCCACCGATAATGGCGTGCTCGGCTACACGAAATACCGGCACGATTTTGCTAAGCTTATTTGGACTATCGTGTCCCCTAACTGGAAGTTCAGCGACGAGACGTTCGATCGAAGTGCAGCGGCTTTCAATAATCCTGACCACGTAGCCATCGTCATTTCGGATTACCGCTGGCGCATCGATCTGATCAAGGGTGAGCCGCAGTACGATCGTATTGAGGCCAAGCTCCAGAAGGGGCCGGTGATCACCGTTCCCACGATTACGATCGCAAGCGATTTCGACGGAGCCAATGCGAGTGGCGCCGCCTATCGAGCGAAGTTCTCGGGTAAGTACGCGCACAGAATCTTCAACGGAATCGGACACAACGTGCCCCAGGAAGCTCCGCAAGCCTTCGCACAGGCCGTGATCGATGTGGACGCTATGGGACGGAGCAGTTCTTCTTAG
- a CDS encoding alpha/beta hydrolase, giving the protein MLDARHSTVRVGPANVFYREAGSPDNPILLLLHGFANSSHYFRHLMPKLADRFHCIAPDLPSFGFTTIEDGADYRYTFAGLTETMQGFVDELSLQRFAMYVFDYGAPVGFNLAVANPNRITAIVTQNGNAYEDGLGDAAWATLRAYWTQPSQALHDAIKERMSFDGVRESYVQGMPDWAAIEPEAYWLDATLLARPGMMDLQADLKIDYKSNIARYPLYQQYLRTYQPELLAIWGKNDPFFIPPGANAFKRDVPDADIRFLDAGHFALETNVDDIAAAISAMKVNE; this is encoded by the coding sequence ATGTTAGACGCACGTCATTCGACCGTCCGCGTTGGTCCCGCAAACGTCTTCTACCGTGAAGCCGGCTCGCCAGACAATCCGATTCTGCTGCTGCTTCACGGCTTCGCAAATTCCTCGCACTACTTCAGGCATTTGATGCCGAAGCTCGCGGATCGATTCCATTGTATCGCGCCGGATCTGCCTTCGTTCGGATTTACAACGATCGAAGACGGAGCAGATTATCGATACACGTTTGCCGGCTTAACCGAGACCATGCAGGGCTTCGTGGACGAACTTTCGCTCCAGCGCTTCGCAATGTATGTGTTTGATTATGGCGCGCCCGTTGGATTCAATCTCGCGGTCGCCAATCCGAATAGAATTACCGCGATCGTGACGCAGAACGGCAACGCCTATGAGGATGGCCTCGGCGACGCTGCTTGGGCGACGTTGCGCGCGTACTGGACCCAGCCTTCACAAGCTCTTCACGACGCGATTAAAGAGCGCATGTCGTTCGATGGAGTTCGCGAGTCATACGTTCAAGGAATGCCCGATTGGGCGGCGATCGAGCCCGAGGCGTACTGGCTCGATGCAACGCTTCTCGCGCGCCCTGGAATGATGGATCTTCAAGCCGACCTCAAGATCGATTACAAATCGAACATCGCACGGTACCCGTTATATCAGCAATATCTCCGGACGTACCAGCCTGAGTTATTGGCGATCTGGGGAAAGAACGATCCGTTCTTTATTCCGCCCGGTGCCAACGCGTTCAAACGAGATGTGCCAGATGCCGACATCCGATTCTTAGACGCGGGTCACTTTGCTCTCGAAACGAACGTGGATGACATTGCCGCGGCAATTTCAGCAATGAAGGTGAATGAGTGA
- a CDS encoding NAD-dependent formate dehydrogenase — translation MMAKVLCVLYDDSIDGFPPKYARADIPKLDHYPGGQTLPTPKAIDFTPGELLGSVSGELGLRKYLEGLGHTLVVTSDKEGPDSVFERELPDAEIVISQPFWPAYLTPERFAKAKNLKLAITAGIGSDHVNLESAIQAGVTVAEVTFSNSISVAEHVVMMILSLVRNYIPSYQWVIKGGWNIADCVERSYDLEGMVVGTVGAGRIGSAVLRRLKPFDVKLHYTDHHRLPEDVERELGLTYHPDVASMLPVCDVVTINAPLHAETESLFNDAMIGKMKKGAYLVNTARAKIADRDAVVRALESGQLAGYAGDVWYPQPAPKDHPWRTMPHHGMTSHISGSTLSAQARYAAGTREILECWFENRPLREEYLIVDGGKLAGAGAHSYSVKK, via the coding sequence ATGATGGCGAAAGTGCTGTGCGTACTGTACGACGATTCGATCGATGGTTTTCCGCCGAAGTACGCGCGAGCGGACATTCCTAAGCTCGATCACTATCCGGGCGGCCAAACGTTGCCCACGCCGAAGGCGATCGACTTTACGCCCGGCGAGCTCTTAGGCAGCGTTTCAGGAGAGCTTGGTCTACGCAAATACCTTGAAGGCCTGGGACACACGCTCGTCGTGACCTCCGACAAGGAAGGTCCCGATTCAGTCTTCGAGCGCGAGTTGCCGGATGCCGAAATCGTCATTTCGCAACCGTTTTGGCCGGCGTACCTTACGCCCGAACGATTTGCGAAAGCGAAAAACCTGAAGCTCGCCATTACCGCCGGCATCGGATCGGATCATGTCAACCTTGAATCCGCCATTCAAGCCGGCGTGACGGTTGCCGAAGTTACCTTCAGCAACAGCATTAGCGTCGCCGAGCACGTTGTTATGATGATATTGTCGCTGGTGCGGAATTATATTCCGTCGTACCAGTGGGTCATCAAGGGCGGCTGGAACATCGCAGACTGCGTCGAGCGTAGCTATGATCTCGAAGGCATGGTCGTGGGGACCGTCGGCGCCGGACGCATCGGGTCCGCGGTTCTTCGTCGTCTGAAACCGTTCGATGTTAAGCTGCACTATACGGATCACCATCGGCTGCCCGAAGATGTGGAACGCGAACTGGGTCTGACGTATCACCCCGACGTAGCATCGATGCTTCCGGTTTGCGACGTCGTTACGATTAACGCGCCGCTGCATGCCGAAACCGAAAGCCTATTCAACGACGCGATGATCGGAAAGATGAAGAAGGGTGCCTACCTGGTCAACACGGCGCGCGCAAAGATCGCCGACCGGGACGCCGTCGTTCGCGCGCTAGAAAGCGGACAGCTTGCCGGGTACGCGGGCGACGTTTGGTATCCGCAGCCTGCGCCGAAGGACCATCCTTGGCGCACCATGCCGCACCACGGTATGACGTCGCACATTTCAGGATCCACCCTGTCCGCGCAAGCACGCTACGCTGCAGGAACGCGCGAAATTCTCGAGTGCTGGTTCGAGAACCGGCCGTTGCGCGAAGAATATTTGATCGTGGACGGCGGCAAACTGGCCGGCGCAGGAGCGCATTCCTACTCGGTCAAGAAATAA
- a CDS encoding arylsulfatase: protein MLPIPDQPYAGFMAYDAKDPDSSFPPIEPLRPPKGAPNVLIVLIDDVGFGASSVFGGPCEAPTAERVAKDGLRYTRFHTTALCSPSRAALLSGRNHHTVAMGGITEIATSAPGYSSVRPNSMAPLPEILRLNGYSTAQFGKCHEVPVWEASPVGPFDRWPTGSGFEHFYGFIAGETNQWYPAIHEGTKIVEPDKTPEEGYHFMEDMTDRAIAWVRQQRLLAGDKPFFMYFAPGATHAPHHVPKDWADKYKGKFDQGWDKLREETFARQKQLGVIPKDCELTVRPKEIPSWDSQTPQFQRVLAREMEVYAGFYSYADYHIGRLIDALEQVEALDDTLIYYIIGDNGASAEGTPQGTFSEMIPFNGMNALETPEFLTERIDKLGGVEAYNHYAVGWAHAMDTPYQWTKQVASHWGGTRNGTIVRWPKGIKAKGEIRHQFHHVIDVAPTILEAANLPQPYMVNSVGQVPMQGVSMRYNFDDANAAERRETQYFEMFGNRGIYHKGWTAVTRHHTPWLMTEKTLPFDDDVWELYDTTKDWSQAHDLSKEMPDKLHELQRLWIIEATRNGVLPMDDRMSERMNSDTAGRPVLVSGTSQVLATGMGGLNENGLINVKNKSHSITAQVAVPEGTVANGTILSQGGIGGGWMFYVKDGKLTYIYNFLGLQKFLITSTEVVPSGKHQLRMEFAYDGGGLAKGATVTLFIDGNAVGNGRVDRTVPAVFSADETSDVGIKRGSPITPDMPPQKSAFNGAIDVVVIETSGEDTDHLLNREEVMNMIMARQ from the coding sequence GTGCTTCCGATTCCTGACCAGCCCTATGCGGGCTTTATGGCGTACGACGCAAAGGATCCCGACTCGTCATTTCCGCCAATCGAGCCGTTGCGGCCGCCGAAAGGCGCCCCAAATGTCTTAATCGTGCTCATCGACGATGTGGGGTTCGGCGCGTCGAGCGTCTTCGGCGGCCCGTGCGAAGCGCCCACAGCGGAGCGGGTGGCAAAAGACGGGTTGCGCTACACGCGCTTTCATACGACGGCGCTCTGCTCCCCGTCGCGTGCTGCGCTCCTGAGCGGGCGAAATCATCACACCGTTGCAATGGGCGGCATCACCGAAATCGCGACCTCCGCGCCCGGCTACAGCTCGGTGCGGCCCAATTCGATGGCCCCGCTTCCCGAGATCCTTAGGCTGAACGGTTATTCGACCGCGCAGTTCGGAAAGTGCCACGAAGTCCCGGTGTGGGAAGCGAGCCCGGTGGGTCCCTTCGATCGCTGGCCGACCGGCTCGGGATTCGAACACTTCTACGGGTTCATCGCCGGCGAGACAAATCAATGGTACCCCGCGATTCACGAGGGTACGAAAATCGTCGAACCCGACAAGACGCCCGAAGAGGGCTATCACTTCATGGAAGACATGACCGATCGTGCGATAGCATGGGTTCGACAGCAACGATTGCTGGCCGGTGATAAGCCGTTCTTTATGTACTTTGCGCCGGGCGCGACGCATGCGCCGCACCACGTCCCCAAAGACTGGGCCGACAAGTACAAGGGCAAGTTCGATCAAGGCTGGGACAAGCTACGCGAAGAGACGTTCGCTCGGCAAAAACAGCTCGGCGTCATTCCGAAAGACTGCGAACTCACGGTTCGCCCAAAAGAGATTCCATCGTGGGATTCGCAAACGCCGCAGTTCCAGCGCGTGCTCGCGCGCGAGATGGAAGTGTACGCCGGGTTCTATTCGTACGCCGACTACCACATCGGACGACTCATCGATGCACTGGAACAAGTCGAGGCGCTCGACGATACGCTCATCTACTACATCATCGGCGACAACGGCGCCTCCGCCGAAGGCACGCCCCAGGGCACGTTCAGTGAGATGATTCCATTCAATGGAATGAATGCGCTCGAAACGCCCGAGTTTCTCACAGAACGTATCGATAAGCTTGGCGGCGTCGAAGCATACAATCATTATGCGGTTGGCTGGGCCCACGCCATGGATACGCCCTACCAATGGACCAAGCAAGTTGCGTCGCATTGGGGCGGCACACGAAACGGTACGATCGTGCGATGGCCGAAGGGCATCAAGGCGAAGGGCGAGATACGACATCAGTTCCATCACGTCATCGATGTGGCGCCTACGATTCTTGAGGCAGCGAATCTCCCGCAGCCGTATATGGTCAACAGCGTAGGACAGGTCCCGATGCAGGGCGTGAGCATGCGTTATAACTTCGACGATGCGAACGCGGCCGAACGGCGTGAAACGCAATATTTCGAAATGTTCGGCAATCGTGGTATTTATCACAAAGGCTGGACGGCGGTCACGCGCCATCACACACCATGGCTTATGACGGAGAAAACACTGCCGTTCGACGATGATGTCTGGGAACTGTACGACACGACGAAGGATTGGTCGCAAGCGCACGACCTCTCGAAGGAGATGCCCGACAAGCTGCACGAGCTGCAGCGTCTTTGGATCATCGAAGCCACACGCAATGGCGTCTTACCGATGGACGATCGCATGTCGGAACGAATGAACTCGGACACCGCGGGACGACCGGTACTCGTGAGCGGCACATCGCAGGTGCTCGCTACCGGCATGGGCGGCCTCAATGAGAACGGGCTCATCAATGTCAAGAACAAGAGCCATTCGATTACGGCTCAGGTCGCCGTTCCCGAAGGGACGGTTGCCAACGGAACGATCCTTTCTCAAGGCGGAATCGGCGGCGGCTGGATGTTTTATGTCAAGGACGGGAAGCTCACGTACATCTACAACTTTCTTGGACTTCAGAAGTTCCTCATAACTTCAACCGAGGTGGTCCCTTCGGGCAAGCACCAGCTACGGATGGAGTTCGCCTATGACGGCGGCGGCCTCGCTAAAGGTGCGACCGTAACGCTTTTCATCGATGGAAACGCCGTTGGCAACGGCCGCGTCGACCGGACGGTCCCCGCCGTTTTCTCCGCTGACGAGACATCGGATGTCGGGATCAAGCGGGGCTCTCCGATTACGCCGGACATGCCTCCGCAAAAGAGTGCCTTCAATGGCGCCATCGACGTCGTCGTTATCGAAACCAGCGGTGAGGACACCGACCATCTTCTGAATCGTGAAGAGGTCATGAATATGATTATGGCGCGGCAGTAG